Proteins encoded within one genomic window of Microbacterium sp. zg-B185:
- a CDS encoding alpha/beta hydrolase — translation METERDSVGEGPRDDRTGADGSARGVLTGALAKLRERRNRPSLHVALDEGTGPVVVLVHGIASSSVTFENVVPLIRSTHRVVAIDLLGFGGSPAPEGSTFTLEEHVDYLERTLRRLELRRPFVLVGHSMGALIAARYGARRSTHLSGLVLVSPPIYLPPDVVGDPIDRAAMKIYRQVYDFLRGNPAFTIRNAAFVARLSPIKNALVVDETNWTAFVLSLENSIESQTAITDIAAVDTGIQVVYGTLDPFLVPGALRIVERMRHVAVQKIDGGDHLIRKRMARVVAAAVDSLSR, via the coding sequence GTGGAGACAGAGCGGGACAGCGTAGGTGAAGGCCCGCGGGATGACCGCACCGGCGCCGATGGGAGCGCACGGGGCGTTCTGACCGGAGCGCTGGCGAAGCTGCGGGAGCGCCGGAACCGGCCGTCGCTGCACGTGGCGTTGGATGAGGGGACCGGACCGGTCGTCGTCCTGGTGCACGGCATCGCGTCCTCCTCGGTGACATTCGAGAATGTCGTGCCGCTGATCCGCTCCACCCACCGTGTGGTGGCCATCGATCTGCTCGGGTTCGGGGGCTCGCCCGCTCCGGAGGGCTCGACGTTCACACTGGAAGAACACGTCGATTACCTGGAGCGGACGCTCCGGCGGCTTGAGCTGCGACGACCATTCGTGCTCGTGGGGCATTCGATGGGCGCATTGATCGCGGCACGGTACGGCGCGCGGCGCTCCACGCACCTATCCGGACTGGTGCTGGTGAGCCCGCCGATCTACCTGCCGCCGGATGTCGTCGGGGATCCGATCGACCGCGCCGCGATGAAGATCTACCGGCAGGTCTACGACTTCCTGCGGGGAAACCCGGCATTCACCATCCGCAATGCCGCCTTCGTGGCGCGTCTGTCGCCGATCAAGAACGCGCTCGTCGTGGATGAGACCAACTGGACGGCCTTCGTCCTCTCGCTGGAGAACTCGATCGAGTCCCAGACCGCGATCACGGACATCGCAGCCGTGGACACCGGCATCCAGGTCGTGTACGGGACGCTCGACCCGTTCCTCGTGCCGGGTGCACTGCGGATCGTGGAACGGATGCGCCACGTCGCGGTGCAGAAGATCGACGGCGGAGACCACCTCATCCGCAAGCGGATGGCGCGCGTCGTGGCCGCCGCGGTCGATTCACTCTCCCGCTGA